A window from Cryobacterium sp. PAMC25264 encodes these proteins:
- a CDS encoding D-hexose-6-phosphate mutarotase — translation MSAVPSTLELPSSVELGQGQGGLAIARVFAPTGTAEVYLRGAHVSAWTPAGGTPVIWMSEQSEYATGVPLRGGVPICFPWFAAHPTDATAPSHGFARLADWQLVEAHEAGDDVALVFVLTDTDASRASAWPHRFEARYTVTVGARLTLALEVTNRDTETVSFEEALHTYLAVADICQTEVAGLEGAPFTDRLSGPRPAESTPVRFDAETDRIYLNTPATTTVTDASTGRVITVAKQGSASTVVWNPWIDKAAAMADFGDTEYTGMVCVETCNIRDNTITLAPGESHEISASYSVA, via the coding sequence ATGTCCGCCGTTCCCAGCACGCTCGAGCTTCCGTCCTCCGTCGAACTCGGCCAGGGGCAGGGCGGCCTGGCCATCGCTCGGGTCTTCGCCCCCACCGGCACCGCCGAGGTGTACCTGCGCGGCGCGCACGTGAGCGCCTGGACACCCGCCGGGGGCACCCCCGTGATCTGGATGAGCGAGCAGAGCGAGTACGCGACCGGCGTCCCGCTGCGCGGCGGCGTGCCGATCTGCTTCCCCTGGTTCGCCGCCCACCCCACGGATGCCACGGCCCCGTCACACGGATTCGCCCGCCTGGCCGACTGGCAGCTGGTCGAGGCACACGAGGCCGGCGACGACGTCGCTCTCGTCTTCGTACTCACCGACACCGACGCCAGCCGGGCCTCGGCCTGGCCGCACCGGTTCGAGGCGCGCTACACGGTCACCGTGGGAGCCCGGCTCACCCTCGCGCTCGAGGTGACGAACCGCGACACCGAAACGGTGAGCTTCGAGGAGGCCCTGCACACCTACCTTGCCGTCGCCGATATCTGCCAGACCGAGGTCGCCGGTCTCGAGGGCGCTCCGTTCACCGACCGGCTATCCGGCCCGCGCCCCGCGGAGAGCACGCCGGTGCGCTTCGACGCCGAGACCGACCGCATCTACCTGAACACCCCGGCCACCACCACAGTGACGGATGCGTCCACGGGCCGGGTCATCACCGTCGCCAAGCAGGGCTCCGCCAGCACCGTCGTCTGGAACCCCTGGATCGACAAGGCCGCCGCCATGGCGGACTTCGGCGACACCGAGTACACCGGCATGGTGTGCGTGGAGACCTGCAACATCCGGGACAACACGATCACCCTGGCGCCCGGGGAAAGCCACGAGATCAGCGCGAGCTACTCGGTGGCCTGA
- a CDS encoding metal-dependent transcriptional regulator: MTEDYLKVIWKSHEWSDEGITTNEIAATLGVAASSVSGNLNKLARDGYILHEPYDRILLSDAGRSIAVQMVRRHRIIETYLVEQCGYGWDEAHEEAEVLEHAVSDRLLEIWDDELGNPLQDPHGDPIPRKDGTVARPDGRRLHELAEHETGTVLRVSDHDPALLRYLHSLGITVGSTLRVHARRDYAGSMAISLVDDSATTDAATAVEPAMVELATVAANAIWVTTA; this comes from the coding sequence ATGACGGAGGACTACCTCAAGGTCATCTGGAAATCGCACGAGTGGTCCGACGAGGGCATCACCACCAACGAGATCGCCGCCACGCTCGGCGTGGCCGCATCCTCGGTGTCGGGCAACCTCAACAAGCTCGCGCGTGACGGCTACATCCTGCACGAGCCGTATGACCGCATCCTGCTCAGCGACGCCGGGCGCAGCATCGCCGTGCAGATGGTGCGCCGACACCGCATCATCGAGACCTACCTCGTGGAACAGTGCGGTTACGGCTGGGACGAGGCGCACGAGGAGGCCGAGGTGCTCGAGCACGCGGTGTCCGACCGGCTGCTGGAGATCTGGGACGACGAGCTCGGCAACCCGCTGCAGGACCCGCACGGCGACCCCATCCCCCGCAAAGACGGCACGGTCGCCCGTCCCGACGGTCGCCGTCTGCACGAGCTTGCCGAGCACGAGACCGGCACCGTGCTGCGGGTCTCCGACCACGACCCCGCGCTGCTGCGCTACCTGCACTCGCTGGGCATCACCGTGGGCAGCACCCTGCGCGTGCACGCCCGCCGCGACTACGCCGGGTCGATGGCGATCAGCCTGGTCGACGACAGTGCGACAACGGATGCCGCCACCGCGGTCGAACCCGCCATGGTCGAACTGGCCACGGTGGCCGCCAACGCGATCTGGGTCACCACGGCCTGA
- a CDS encoding SdpI family protein codes for MLISALVLMVAGILVVVVSERAASGRLGINSLAGIRTSALMASEAAWTAGHRAARIPMDLAGLVLFLAGAVAVAFRLGEPATGAIVLSAAVASVVLIVIGAVVATPAATRALVLELDDSPS; via the coding sequence ATGCTCATCTCCGCACTAGTCCTGATGGTCGCCGGAATCCTGGTCGTGGTGGTCAGCGAGCGAGCGGCCAGCGGGCGCCTGGGAATCAACTCGCTGGCGGGCATCCGTACCAGCGCGCTGATGGCCTCCGAGGCGGCCTGGACCGCCGGACACCGGGCCGCCCGGATCCCCATGGACCTGGCCGGACTCGTGCTGTTCCTGGCTGGAGCCGTCGCTGTGGCGTTTCGCCTGGGCGAGCCCGCCACCGGAGCGATCGTGCTGTCGGCAGCCGTCGCCTCGGTGGTTCTCATCGTGATCGGGGCCGTCGTTGCGACCCCGGCCGCCACCCGCGCCCTGGTGCTCGAACTGGACGACTCGCCCTCCTGA
- a CDS encoding MerR family transcriptional regulator → MTDADTMHIGELAEKTGLSLRTLRHYDEVGLVSASGRTEGGFRLYTQADHDRLILIRRMKPLGFSLEEMADLLSIIDALAAKPDTEAAADLHRRLDVFVAEAAERREKLRSQLAMADEFLELLRAQ, encoded by the coding sequence ATGACGGATGCGGACACGATGCATATCGGCGAGCTCGCCGAGAAGACCGGCCTGTCGCTGCGCACCCTGCGGCACTACGACGAAGTGGGGCTGGTCTCCGCATCGGGACGCACCGAAGGCGGCTTCAGGCTCTACACCCAAGCCGATCATGACCGTCTGATCCTCATCCGGCGCATGAAACCCCTCGGGTTCAGCCTCGAAGAGATGGCGGACCTGCTGAGCATCATCGACGCGCTGGCAGCGAAGCCCGACACCGAGGCGGCAGCCGACCTGCACCGGAGGCTGGATGTCTTCGTCGCGGAGGCGGCCGAACGCCGGGAGAAACTGCGCAGTCAGCTTGCCATGGCCGACGAGTTCCTGGAGCTGCTGCGGGCGCAGTGA
- a CDS encoding SulP family inorganic anion transporter, with the protein MLTALRTPKLLTREVLAGLVVALALIPEAISFSIIAGVDPRVGLFSSFVMAVSIAFLGGRPAMITAATGAIALVIAPVARDYGLDYFIATVILGGVFQVILAILGVAKMMRFIPRSVMVGFVNALAILIFTAQLPHLIGVPWLVYPLVAAGVIVMVLMPRLTKIVPAPLVAIVLLTAVTIVTALNVPTVGDQGELPRSLPELFFPQVPLTWETLQIIAPYALAMALVGLLESLMTAKLVDEITDTHSRKTREAWAQGAANMLSGFFGGMGGCAMIGQTMINVKASGARTRISTFLAGVFLLVLVVGLGDLVSIIPMAALVAVMIMVSVATFDWHSIRPATLKRMPVGETIVMVATVAVVVATHNLAIGVIVGVLAAMIVFTRRVAHFATVERTLDLDAPAPTAFYTVTGELFFASSNDLTTQFEYADDPERIVIDLTGSHVWDASTVAALDSIATKYHRLGKHVVIEGMNEASTRMHGRLAGTLGGGH; encoded by the coding sequence ATGCTCACCGCTCTCCGCACCCCGAAACTGCTCACCCGGGAGGTGCTGGCCGGCCTCGTCGTGGCGCTGGCGCTCATCCCCGAGGCCATCTCCTTCTCGATCATCGCCGGCGTCGACCCGCGGGTCGGACTGTTCTCCTCGTTCGTGATGGCCGTCTCCATCGCGTTCCTGGGCGGGCGACCGGCGATGATCACCGCAGCCACGGGCGCCATCGCCCTGGTCATCGCACCCGTCGCCCGCGATTACGGCCTGGACTACTTCATCGCCACCGTCATCCTCGGTGGTGTTTTCCAGGTGATTCTCGCCATCCTCGGCGTCGCCAAGATGATGCGCTTCATCCCCCGAAGCGTGATGGTGGGCTTCGTGAACGCGCTGGCCATCTTGATCTTCACCGCCCAGCTGCCACACCTCATCGGGGTGCCGTGGCTGGTCTACCCGCTCGTGGCCGCCGGCGTCATCGTCATGGTTCTGATGCCTCGGCTCACCAAAATCGTTCCCGCGCCCCTGGTGGCCATCGTGCTGCTCACCGCGGTGACCATCGTCACCGCGCTGAATGTGCCCACCGTGGGCGACCAGGGCGAACTGCCGCGGAGCCTGCCCGAACTGTTCTTCCCGCAGGTTCCGCTCACCTGGGAGACCTTGCAGATCATCGCCCCGTACGCCCTGGCGATGGCCCTGGTGGGCCTGCTCGAATCGCTCATGACGGCCAAACTGGTCGATGAGATCACCGACACCCACTCCCGCAAGACCCGCGAGGCCTGGGCTCAGGGCGCGGCCAACATGCTCTCGGGCTTCTTCGGCGGCATGGGCGGCTGCGCCATGATCGGCCAGACGATGATCAACGTGAAGGCCTCCGGCGCCCGCACCCGCATCTCCACCTTCCTCGCCGGCGTCTTCCTGCTGGTGCTCGTCGTGGGCCTGGGTGACCTCGTCTCGATCATCCCCATGGCGGCACTGGTCGCGGTCATGATCATGGTGTCGGTCGCCACGTTCGACTGGCACAGCATCCGCCCCGCCACCCTCAAACGGATGCCGGTGGGCGAGACCATTGTCATGGTCGCCACGGTCGCCGTGGTCGTGGCCACCCACAACCTGGCCATCGGCGTGATCGTGGGGGTGCTCGCCGCCATGATCGTCTTCACGCGCCGGGTGGCCCACTTCGCCACTGTGGAGCGCACGCTCGATCTGGACGCCCCCGCGCCCACGGCTTTCTACACAGTGACCGGCGAGTTGTTCTTCGCTTCGAGCAACGACCTCACCACTCAGTTCGAGTACGCCGACGACCCCGAGCGCATCGTGATCGACCTCACGGGATCGCACGTGTGGGATGCGTCGACCGTCGCAGCGCTGGACTCGATTGCCACCAAGTACCACCGGCTGGGCAAGCACGTCGTCATCGAGGGCATGAACGAGGCCAGCACCCGCATGCACGGCCGACTGGCCGGCACCCTCGGCGGCGGGCACTAG
- the nhaA gene encoding Na+/H+ antiporter NhaA, whose amino-acid sequence MSGDTPLSPSPHTSSAQSVPSRGSYREKLRIGEILRRETVGGFLLVFAAAVALIWANSPASESYFALRDFRIGYEPWHLELSLGAWAADGLLAIFFFLVGLELKKEFVAGDLRNPSRAIVPVAAAMGGVAVPALFYAGVNLVSPETLRGWAIPTATDIAFAVAVLAIVGSHLPSALRIFLLTLAVVDDLLAISIIAIFYSDDVQFSPLLLALIPLALYTFLAQKYRRFFAESAWAAWLILLPLGFAVWALVHAGGIHATVAGVLLGFAVPVLHGRNRPDAPPVAGPGLSENFEHRFRPLSAGFAVPVFAFFSAGVTVGGWNGLIGAITDPVAIGIIVGLVLGKPVGIVGTTWLMTKLTPLRLDPTLRWIDLIGVAILAGIGFTVSLLIADLSFGAGSLANDHAKVGILVASLTAALLASVILRTRNRLYRRIEQADAVDADGDGIPDVYQQQDTRQTPVGGAEMTPGA is encoded by the coding sequence ATGTCCGGCGACACCCCTCTTTCCCCCTCCCCACACACCTCATCCGCGCAGAGCGTTCCCTCCAGAGGCAGCTACCGCGAGAAACTCCGCATCGGCGAGATCCTCCGTCGTGAGACCGTCGGCGGGTTCTTGCTGGTCTTTGCCGCTGCTGTGGCGCTGATCTGGGCCAACTCACCCGCATCGGAGAGCTACTTCGCCCTGCGCGACTTCCGCATCGGCTACGAACCGTGGCACCTGGAGCTGAGCCTGGGCGCCTGGGCGGCCGACGGGCTGCTGGCGATCTTCTTCTTCCTGGTGGGCCTGGAGCTCAAGAAGGAGTTCGTGGCCGGGGACCTGCGCAACCCCTCCCGGGCGATCGTGCCGGTGGCCGCCGCCATGGGTGGCGTGGCCGTGCCCGCCCTGTTCTACGCGGGCGTCAACCTGGTCAGCCCCGAGACCCTGCGCGGCTGGGCCATCCCCACCGCCACCGACATCGCGTTCGCGGTCGCGGTGCTCGCCATCGTGGGCTCGCACCTGCCCAGCGCCCTGCGCATCTTCCTACTCACCCTGGCCGTGGTCGACGACCTGCTCGCCATCTCGATCATCGCGATCTTCTACTCCGACGACGTGCAGTTCAGCCCGCTGCTACTGGCGCTGATCCCCCTGGCGCTGTACACGTTCCTGGCGCAGAAGTACCGGCGCTTCTTCGCCGAGTCGGCGTGGGCCGCCTGGCTGATCCTGCTACCCCTGGGCTTCGCGGTGTGGGCGCTTGTGCACGCCGGCGGCATCCACGCTACCGTCGCGGGGGTGCTACTCGGCTTCGCCGTGCCGGTTCTGCACGGTCGCAACCGCCCGGATGCGCCCCCGGTAGCCGGGCCGGGCCTGTCGGAGAACTTCGAGCACCGGTTCCGCCCGCTCTCGGCCGGCTTCGCCGTGCCGGTCTTCGCGTTCTTCTCCGCCGGCGTCACCGTGGGCGGCTGGAACGGCCTGATCGGCGCAATCACCGACCCCGTCGCGATCGGCATCATCGTGGGGCTGGTGCTCGGCAAGCCCGTCGGCATCGTGGGCACCACCTGGCTGATGACCAAGCTCACCCCACTACGCCTGGACCCGACGCTGCGCTGGATCGACCTGATCGGCGTCGCGATCCTCGCCGGCATCGGTTTCACGGTGTCGCTACTCATCGCCGACCTCAGCTTCGGCGCCGGGTCGCTGGCCAATGACCACGCCAAGGTGGGCATCCTGGTGGCATCGCTCACGGCGGCGCTGCTCGCCTCGGTGATCCTGCGCACCCGCAACCGGCTCTACCGCCGCATCGAGCAGGCCGATGCGGTGGATGCCGACGGTGACGGCATCCCCGACGTCTACCAGCAGCAGGACACCCGGCAGACTCCCGTGGGCGGGGCCGAGATGACGCCCGGAGCCTGA
- a CDS encoding IS3 family transposase (programmed frameshift) has translation MPKPYPPEFRRDVVAVARKNEAPLKQIAKDFGISESCLANWLKKADVEEGVKPGVTEKESAELREAKKRIRLLEQEAEVMRRAVAYLSRDVNPKMMYPLVLELAVDGVPVTVTCRVLRFSKQAFYQWKRNPVSQRDWDDAHLTNAAWDAHHDDPAFGYRFIADELHQAGLTAGENRVWRICSQQRLWSVFAKKRGLTRKAGPPVHDDLVERKFTATRPNQLWLTDITEHRTDEGKLYLCAIKDVYSNKIVGYSIDSRMKASLAVAAARNAIGQRTIAGTILHSDRGSQFRSNAFVRVLKNNGITGSMGRVGACGDNAAMESFFALLQKNVLDRQRWATRDELRLAIVVWIERTYHRKRRQRRLGKLTPIEFETINVALKAA, from the exons ATGCCCAAGCCCTACCCACCCGAGTTCCGCCGTGACGTCGTTGCGGTCGCCCGGAAGAACGAAGCACCGCTGAAACAGATCGCGAAGGACTTCGGAATCTCCGAATCCTGCCTGGCGAACTGGCTGAAGAAAGCCGACGTCGAAGAAGGCGTCAAGCCGGGCGTGACCGAGAAGGAATCCGCCGAGCTGCGAGAAGCGAAGAAACGCATTCGACTGCTCGAGCAGGAAGCCGAGGTCATGCGCCGCGCTGTGGCCTACCTGTCCCGGGACGTCAACCCAA AAATGATGTACCCGCTGGTCCTCGAACTGGCCGTCGACGGTGTTCCCGTCACGGTGACCTGCCGGGTCTTGCGCTTCTCTAAACAAGCGTTCTACCAATGGAAGCGCAACCCCGTCTCGCAGCGCGATTGGGACGACGCCCACCTCACCAACGCTGCCTGGGACGCCCACCACGATGACCCCGCGTTCGGCTACCGCTTCATCGCCGACGAACTCCACCAAGCCGGCCTCACCGCGGGCGAGAACCGGGTCTGGCGGATCTGCTCCCAGCAGCGGCTCTGGAGCGTGTTTGCGAAGAAACGTGGCCTCACGCGCAAGGCGGGCCCGCCCGTGCACGACGATCTCGTCGAGCGGAAATTCACCGCGACACGCCCGAACCAGCTTTGGCTGACCGACATCACCGAGCACCGCACGGACGAGGGCAAGCTCTACCTCTGCGCGATCAAGGACGTCTACTCGAACAAGATCGTCGGCTACTCCATCGACTCCAGAATGAAAGCCTCTCTGGCCGTCGCCGCTGCCCGCAATGCGATCGGCCAGCGCACCATCGCAGGCACGATCCTGCACTCCGATCGTGGCTCTCAATTCCGCTCGAACGCCTTCGTGCGGGTGCTGAAGAACAACGGCATCACCGGCTCGATGGGCCGCGTCGGCGCATGCGGTGACAACGCCGCGATGGAGTCATTCTTCGCGCTGCTACAGAAGAACGTCCTCGATCGGCAGCGATGGGCGACGAGGGATGAACTACGCCTCGCGATCGTTGTCTGGATCGAGCGGACCTACCACCGCAAGCGCCGGCAACGCCGCCTTGGCAAGCTCACCCCCATCGAGTTTGAGACAATAAACGTGGCCCTCAAAGCCGCGTGA
- a CDS encoding ABC transporter permease has product MNVFDLIRTAVKNSLRSKTRTTLTVLAIFIGAFTLTLTSGVGTGINQYIDTTVASIGADDVITVTKAAEDTTDGPVEYDPDAKAVAAATGRPGSTVVALTSTDLTAIEGVDGVLSVEPQLRVSPDYVQVGDGTAYEATVGSFIPGMALDLAAGAEPDSASTANEVAIPVSYVDALGFSDADAAVGQTLTFGVTDVQGTQSQVTATIVGVAEEGLVGSTAFTANEALTQTLYDTQSIGLSDAGKDSYAQAIVRFDPTGTDADLSALKTSLSDLGYTGTTVQDAIGAFKAVIDGIVLVLNAFAVIALLAAGFGIVNTLLMSVQERTREIGLMKAMGLGGGKIFGLFSLEAVFIGFLGSAIGVAVGMLAGTAANALLADTLLADLPGLTLVAFDPAALATIVLTVMGLAFLAGTIPALRAARQDPIESLRYE; this is encoded by the coding sequence GTGAACGTCTTCGACCTGATCCGCACGGCCGTGAAGAACAGCCTGCGCAGCAAGACCCGCACCACCCTCACCGTGCTCGCCATCTTCATCGGCGCGTTCACCCTCACCCTCACCAGCGGGGTCGGCACCGGCATCAACCAGTACATCGACACCACGGTGGCCTCGATCGGCGCCGACGACGTGATCACGGTCACCAAGGCCGCCGAAGACACGACGGATGGCCCGGTCGAGTACGACCCCGACGCCAAGGCCGTCGCCGCCGCGACGGGCCGCCCCGGCTCCACCGTCGTGGCCCTCACCTCCACCGACCTCACCGCCATCGAAGGTGTCGACGGTGTGCTCTCGGTCGAACCGCAGCTGCGGGTGAGCCCGGACTACGTGCAGGTCGGCGACGGCACCGCCTATGAGGCCACCGTCGGCAGCTTCATTCCCGGCATGGCCCTGGACCTGGCCGCCGGCGCCGAACCCGACTCTGCCAGCACCGCCAACGAGGTCGCCATCCCGGTCTCCTACGTCGACGCCCTCGGGTTCTCCGATGCGGATGCCGCGGTTGGACAGACGCTGACCTTCGGCGTGACGGATGTGCAGGGCACGCAGTCGCAGGTCACCGCCACCATCGTGGGCGTAGCGGAGGAGGGCCTGGTGGGTTCGACCGCGTTCACCGCGAACGAGGCACTGACCCAGACCCTCTACGACACCCAGAGCATCGGCCTCTCCGACGCGGGCAAGGACAGCTACGCGCAGGCCATCGTGCGGTTCGACCCCACCGGTACGGATGCGGACCTCAGCGCCCTCAAGACGTCGCTGAGTGACCTGGGCTACACCGGCACCACCGTGCAGGACGCGATCGGCGCCTTCAAGGCCGTCATCGACGGCATCGTGCTGGTCCTCAACGCCTTCGCCGTGATCGCCCTGCTGGCCGCCGGCTTCGGCATCGTCAACACTCTGCTGATGAGCGTGCAGGAACGTACCCGGGAGATCGGCCTGATGAAGGCCATGGGCTTGGGCGGCGGCAAGATCTTCGGCCTGTTCAGCCTCGAGGCCGTCTTCATCGGATTCCTCGGTAGCGCCATCGGTGTGGCCGTGGGCATGCTGGCCGGCACGGCTGCCAACGCCCTGCTTGCCGACACCCTGCTGGCCGATCTGCCGGGGCTCACCCTGGTGGCCTTCGATCCGGCGGCCCTGGCCACGATCGTGCTCACCGTGATGGGACTGGCCTTCCTGGCCGGCACCATCCCGGCCCTGCGCGCCGCCCGCCAGGACCCGATCGAGTCGCTCCGCTACGAGTAG
- a CDS encoding ABC transporter ATP-binding protein → MTVPILAARDIHKSYGRGATRFDALKGVSLDIQQGESIAIVGKSGSGKSTLMHLLALLDNPTTGAVELSGRDAGSLSGRVVNQTRNETFGFVFQQFFLTPNTSVLDNVTLPLQIAGVSGAERKRRGMAALEQLELADKAKNKATDLSGGQKQRVVIARALVNNPSVIFADEPTGNLDSATGKVVEDILFSLQKEKGITLIIVTHDEDLAARCDRRVYIRDGLITDSLHGEPTAVAAPTSAPITGEARA, encoded by the coding sequence ATGACCGTGCCCATTCTCGCCGCCCGCGACATTCACAAGTCGTACGGTCGCGGCGCCACCCGGTTCGACGCCCTCAAGGGCGTCTCCCTCGACATTCAGCAGGGCGAGTCCATCGCCATCGTGGGCAAGAGCGGATCGGGCAAGTCCACGCTCATGCACCTGCTCGCGCTGCTCGACAACCCCACCACCGGGGCCGTGGAGCTGAGTGGACGCGATGCCGGCTCGCTGAGCGGCCGCGTCGTCAACCAGACCCGCAACGAGACCTTCGGGTTCGTCTTCCAGCAGTTCTTCCTCACCCCCAATACGAGCGTGCTCGACAACGTGACGCTGCCGCTGCAGATCGCCGGCGTGAGCGGGGCCGAACGCAAGCGCCGCGGCATGGCGGCGCTGGAGCAGCTGGAACTGGCCGACAAGGCGAAGAACAAGGCCACCGACCTCTCCGGCGGCCAGAAGCAGCGTGTGGTGATCGCCCGGGCGCTGGTGAACAACCCCAGCGTGATCTTCGCCGACGAGCCCACGGGCAACCTCGACTCCGCCACCGGCAAGGTCGTGGAGGACATCCTCTTCTCGCTGCAGAAGGAGAAGGGCATCACGCTGATCATCGTGACCCACGACGAGGACCTCGCCGCCCGGTGCGACCGCCGGGTGTACATCCGCGACGGTCTCATCACCGACAGTCTGCACGGGGAGCCGACCGCGGTCGCGGCCCCGACGTCCGCACCGATCACCGGGGAGGCACGCGCGTGA
- a CDS encoding sensor histidine kinase, which translates to MTDPEPFERSFSPLSRLPAWLRDLIVALFVLGPSLAPHSLGGAATSSVAAAILVLVSAGSVLLRRRAPLVGASAAVVACVLGLAVDGPIVSYLIAVLIGIFAVARWQPRRTSLLFSAATVVLLAAATVAFLETPWNDARAMLQLAAFVGFATAAGDANKSHSAYIRGITERARRAEETKESEALRRVAEERLRIARDLHDLLAHQIAVINLHSSVASQALPDRPADAEKSLATIREAARTVLGEIGSLLNVLRAPDAAALDESTAPVAGLADLEPLLLDFERSGLRVEHRVVGMPRPLPGAVDSVAFRVAQEALTNAHKHGADRSCLLHLDYQPTGIEITVTNTVTTPQRAAAAGTDAASATAGAAGHGLLGARERVSAVDGTLTAVRGPGPVFRFTAWLPTDLPASSRPNGAS; encoded by the coding sequence GTGACCGATCCCGAACCGTTCGAGCGGTCCTTTTCGCCGCTGTCCCGGTTGCCCGCCTGGCTGCGGGACCTCATCGTGGCGCTGTTCGTGCTCGGCCCGAGCCTTGCCCCGCACAGCCTCGGCGGCGCGGCCACCTCGAGCGTCGCCGCCGCCATTCTGGTGTTGGTCTCGGCCGGCTCGGTACTGTTGCGCCGCCGCGCACCGCTGGTGGGGGCATCCGCGGCCGTCGTCGCCTGCGTGCTGGGGCTCGCCGTCGACGGACCGATCGTGTCGTACCTGATTGCGGTGTTGATCGGGATTTTCGCGGTGGCCCGCTGGCAGCCGCGACGCACCTCGCTGCTGTTCTCCGCCGCCACGGTGGTTCTCCTGGCCGCCGCCACCGTCGCGTTCCTCGAGACCCCGTGGAACGACGCCCGGGCGATGTTGCAGCTGGCGGCCTTTGTCGGCTTCGCGACCGCGGCCGGTGACGCCAACAAGTCGCATTCCGCCTATATCCGCGGCATCACCGAGCGCGCCCGCCGCGCCGAGGAGACCAAGGAGTCCGAGGCGCTGCGCCGGGTGGCCGAGGAACGCCTGCGGATCGCCCGCGACCTGCACGACCTCCTCGCGCACCAGATCGCGGTGATCAATCTGCACTCGAGCGTCGCCTCCCAGGCGCTGCCCGACCGGCCCGCCGACGCCGAGAAGTCGCTGGCCACCATCCGTGAGGCCGCACGCACCGTGCTCGGCGAGATCGGCAGCCTGCTCAACGTGCTGCGGGCGCCGGATGCCGCCGCCCTCGACGAGTCCACGGCGCCCGTCGCCGGGCTCGCCGACCTCGAGCCGCTTCTGCTGGACTTCGAACGGAGTGGCCTGCGGGTGGAACACCGGGTGGTCGGCATGCCCCGGCCGCTGCCCGGCGCCGTCGACAGTGTCGCTTTCCGCGTCGCGCAGGAGGCGCTCACCAACGCGCACAAGCACGGCGCGGACCGCTCCTGCCTGCTGCACCTGGACTACCAGCCAACGGGCATCGAGATCACGGTGACCAACACCGTTACGACACCGCAGCGCGCAGCAGCGGCGGGCACGGATGCGGCGAGCGCCACGGCCGGCGCCGCCGGGCACGGGCTGCTCGGCGCGCGCGAACGGGTGAGCGCTGTGGACGGCACCCTCACCGCCGTGCGGGGTCCGGGGCCGGTGTTCCGGTTCACCGCGTGGCTCCCCACCGACCTGCCCGCCTCCTCCCGACCGAATGGTGCCTCATGA
- a CDS encoding response regulator transcription factor — MISVVLADDQTLIRTAVAELVSHEDGFTVAGQAANGREAVDLVRETRPDIVLMDIRIPVMDGIQATAAICADPLLAATRIIVLTTFEEDEYVLQALRAGASGFVGKGTEAPDLMNAIRTVHGGDALLSPRATKALIDRYTAPDAPTALVVPAALASLTEREREILLLVGSGHANGDIAAELVISPHTAKTHVNRMMTKLGAHDRAQLVIIAYESGLLVPGAQA; from the coding sequence ATGATCTCCGTGGTCCTCGCCGATGACCAGACTCTGATCCGCACGGCCGTGGCCGAACTCGTCTCGCACGAAGACGGGTTCACCGTGGCCGGGCAGGCCGCCAACGGGCGCGAAGCCGTCGACCTGGTTCGCGAGACGCGTCCGGACATCGTGCTCATGGACATCCGGATACCCGTCATGGACGGCATCCAGGCCACCGCGGCCATCTGCGCCGACCCGCTGCTGGCGGCGACCCGGATCATCGTGCTCACCACGTTCGAGGAGGACGAGTACGTGCTGCAGGCCCTGCGCGCCGGGGCAAGTGGTTTCGTGGGTAAGGGCACGGAGGCGCCCGACCTGATGAACGCCATCCGCACCGTGCACGGCGGCGACGCGCTGCTGTCACCGCGCGCCACCAAGGCCCTGATCGACCGCTACACCGCCCCCGACGCGCCGACCGCCCTCGTGGTGCCGGCCGCTCTGGCGTCGCTCACCGAGCGGGAGCGCGAGATTCTGCTGCTGGTGGGCAGCGGCCACGCCAACGGTGACATCGCCGCCGAACTGGTGATCAGCCCGCACACCGCCAAGACCCACGTGAACCGCATGATGACCAAGCTCGGCGCCCACGACCGGGCCCAGCTGGTGATCATCGCCTACGAGTCCGGCCTGTTGGTTCCCGGCGCCCAAGCCTGA